One part of the Musa acuminata AAA Group cultivar baxijiao chromosome BXJ1-5, Cavendish_Baxijiao_AAA, whole genome shotgun sequence genome encodes these proteins:
- the LOC135673547 gene encoding E3 ubiquitin-protein ligase BOI-like, whose product MAIQAPLPFFYSSGSSLDGMMEGGGRLPGDPCQSFQQQQQQQMAMMPWPLCPPPATSTTGFTLLSSWTSGPSVSMDPSRHLIQRLLEKQGDEIDQFLRQQSDTLVAELRQQAKRHTAAMVRSLRSKASFLLRQREEELAKANKVGLELELRLKSAEEDRARWQIVAMENEAMAISLHNTLEQVREPCFSTTNGVPTEEAAAPEPTAGMSSTTLGRCRVCGHRDACVVLLPCSHLCCCAPCASFLEGCPLCSSVKRGSVEVFWE is encoded by the exons ATGGCCATCCAAGCGCCGCTTCCGTTCTTCTACAGCAGCGGCAGCAGTTTGGACGGGATGATGGAAGGCGGAGGACGATTGCCTGGTGATCCATGCCAATCTtttcagcagcagcaacaacaacaaatggCGATGATGCCTTGGCCTCTTTGTCCTCCTCCTGCAACGTCGACGACAGGGTTTACTTTGCTTTCCTCTTGGACTTCAGGTCCTTCTGTTTCCATGGATCCTTCTCGTCATCTTATACAGAGACTTCTGGAGAAACAGGGGGATGAGATAGATCAGTTCCTTCGGCAACAG AGCGACACGTTAGTAGCAGAGCTTCGGCAACAGGCAAAGCGGCATACGGCGGCTATGGTACGGAGTCTCCGGTCCAAAGCATCCTTCCTTTTAAGACAACGGGAAGAAGAGTTGGCGAAGGCGAACAAGGTAGGTCTGGAACTGGAGTTGCGCCTGAAGAGTGCGGAGGAGGACCGGGCAAGGTGGCAAATTGTGGCCATGGAGAACGAGGCCATGGCTATTTCTCTCCACAACACTCTGGAGCAAGTGCGAGAACCATGCTTCTCCACCACCAACGGCGTCCCGACGGAAGAGGCGGCGGCACCGGAACCGACGGCGGGGATGAGCTCAACAACGCTGGGCCGCTGCAGGGTCTGCGGGCATCGTGATGCGTGCGTGGTGCTGCTCCCCTGCAGCCACCTCTGCTGCTGCGCGCCCTGCGCGTCCTTCCTCGAGGGGTGCCCCCTCTGCAGTTCCGTAAAGAGAGGCAGCGTGGAAGTGTTCTGGGAATGA
- the LOC135673548 gene encoding uncharacterized protein LOC135673548 — MGRVAHGLIARSLLRRNLAPPPFSSYAAAAAAAAQRTVPIASSCGTASDVATSPRPRWWLFSLPVAPSRSVSVGLAGALSFSLTLVTAAEAKEPPSPELIPKDVVLYQYEACPFCNKVKAFLDYHDVPYKVVEVNPLSKKEIKWSDYKKVPILVVDGEQLIESSDIVKKLSQRFRPENSVIDEEETKWLRWVDDHLVHMLSPNIYRTTSEALESFDYIAKHGNFSMTERFTVKYAGAAIMYMVSKKLKKKYNITDERAALYEAAQTWTTALDGRDFLGGAKPNLADLAVYGVLRPIRYLKAGKDMVDNTKIGEWYQRMEIAVGESSRIAA; from the exons ATGGGAAGGGTTGCTCACGGTCTCATCGCTCGATCCCTTCTCCGCCGCAACCTTGCTCCTCCCCCCTTCTCCTcctacgccgccgccgccgccgccgccgcccagcGGACGGTCCCAATTGCATCTTCCTGCGGCACCGCCTCTGATGTTGCGACCTCTCCGAGGCCGAGATGGTGGTTGTTCTCTCTCCCGGTTGCGCCTTCGAGGTCCGTCTCTGTCGGCCTGGCCGGAGCTCTCTCCTTCTCCTTGACTCTTGTGACGGCGGCCGAGGCGAAGGAGCCTCCGTCCCCCGAGCTGATCCCCAAGGATGTCGTCCTCTACCAGTACGAGGCCTGCCCCTTCTGTAACAAGGTCAAAG CTTTTTTGGACTATCATGATGTACCATAcaaagttgtagaggtcaaccctCTCAGTAAGAAGGAGATCAAGTGGTCTGATTATAAGAAGGTTCCCATACTGGTTGTGGATGGAGAACAGCTAATTGAGTCATCAG ATATAGTTAAAAAATTAAGCCAGAGGTTCCGTCCTGAGAATTCTGTCATTGATGAGGAGGAGACAAAATGGCTTAG GTGGGTTGATGATCACCTGGTGCATATGTTGTCACCAAATATATACAGAACTACTTCTGAGGCGCTGGAATCATTTGATTACATAGCCAAGCATG GAAACTTTAGCATGACAGAGCGGTTCACCGTGAAATATGCCGGAGCGGCAATCATGTACATGGTGTCCAAGAAGCTGAAGAAGAAATACAACATCACCGACGAGCGTGCTGCGTTGTATGAAGCTGCACAAACGTGGACCACAGCACTTGATGGCAGAGATTTTCTTG GTGGTGCAAAACCCAACTTAGCAGATCTTGCTGTCTATGGTGTGCTGAGACCAATTAGATATCTGAAGGCTGGTAAAGATATGGTGGATAACACTAAGATTGGTGAATGGTACCAAAGAATGGAAATTGCTGTTGGAGAGTCATCAAGGATTGCAGCCTAA
- the LOC135675216 gene encoding bZIP transcription factor 27-like — protein sequence MNRKQYHRLRQDPPPSSNSSVLIPQIPSRRTMEEVWKNVTLNSLYQDKPMTPVDCYRHDHPTSSPSFRGMILQDFPAGPLNRPLTISPPAVEELPVPPPPSPPAHPQTVVNLNSGLEFQHLVVDANSRSNASKSNGRYSSAFSPTGLFSCCSNRKMTRESLAIGIDRKHKRLIKNRESAARSRARKQAYTIQLELEVAHLKEENAKLKRQNEELRLAMATQLPKRNTLQRSSTPPF from the exons ATGAATCGAAAGCAG TATCATCGTCTTCGACAAGACCCTCCCCCTTCGTCCAACTCTTCCGTCCTCATTCCCCAGATACCAAGCAGGAGGACCATGGAGGAGGTGTGGAAGAATGTGACTCTCAACAGCCTCTACCAAGACAAGCCCATGACGCCTGTGGACTGCTACCGCCACGACCACCCGACCTCTTCACCTTCCTTCAGGGGCATGATCCTACAGGACTTCCCTGCCGGGCCATTGAACAGGCCCCTCACCATCTCTCCACCTGCCGTCGAAGAGCTACCGGTGCCACCTCCTCCATCCCCTCCTGCCCACCCTCAAACAGTCGTCAATTTGAACTCGGGTTTGGAGTTCCAGCACCTTGTAGTTGATGCCAACTCCCGCTCCAATGCTAGCAAATCCAATGGCCGGTACTCATCCGCATTCTCGCCCACTGGGCTCTTCTCGTGCTGCTCCAACAGAAAGATGACGAGGGAAAGCCTCGCCATCGGCATTGATCGCAAGCATAAGAGACTGATCAAGAACCGGGAATCTGCCGCCCGATCACGCGCAAGGAAACAG GCGTATACCATTCAGCTAGAGCTGGAAGTTGCCCATCTAAAGGAGGAGAATGCCAAACTAAAGAGGCAAAATGAGGAG CTTCGTTTGGCAATGGCTACCCAGCTACCCAAAAGAAACACACTCCAAAGGAGCTCCACACCGCCATTTTGA